CTTCCGCATGGTACGGGTAAAAAGGTACGGGTTGCGGTATTTTGTAAAGGCGAGCATGAACGCCAGGCCAGAGAATCAAAGGCTGACTATGTGGGAGGCACGGAGTTGATGGATAAGGTTGCCGCCGGTTTTCTTGATTTTGATTGTGCTATAGCTACTCCGGAGATGATGAAAGATTTAAGTAAATTGGGTAAAGTTTTAGGCCCGAGAGGCCTGATGCCTAGCCCTAAAACTGGCACAGTTACCAATGATATTTCAAAAGCTATTGAAGATGTAAGGAAAGGAAAAGTCGAATTCCGCGTGGACAAACAGGGCGGAATGCATTTATCTATAGGAAAGATTTCTTTTGACGAGGGCCAGATAAATGATAATGCCTCTAAGGTAATTGAGGCGGTTAATGAGTCTAGGCCGGCTTCAGTAAAAGGTAAATTTGTAAAAAGTTTAAGTATAACTACTTCCATGAATCCAGGATTTAAAATCATTTGCTAATATGAAAAAAATAGGCCAAGTAATTAAGGAAGCTTCAGAGAGCCGGATAAAGGAAAGTTTTAAGTTATCCAAAGGTCTAATCATTATAAAATACTCTGGAGTAAGTAGCCCGGATATGAGTACTTTAAGGAAAACGCTTAAAGTTTCAGGGTCTGAACTTTTCGTGGTTAAAAATAGCATCGCTAAAAGGGCGATGAAAGAATTAGGCCTTGAGGATTTGCTTAAATCTATTGAGAGCCCCTGTGGAATGATCTTTTTTAAAGATGAACCAGTAGATGTTTCTAAGATATTATGTGCATTCCGCAAAGACCATGAGAAGCTCGTATTAGAAGGCGGATTATTGCAGGAAAAATTATTGACCTTAAAAGATATCGAAGTAATGAGTACTCTGCCGTCTAAGGATGTGTTGAGGGCTAAGGTGGTTGTGGTTTTAAATGGGCCAATTTTAAAATTAGCGATCGTTTTGAATCAGACAATAAAGAAGTTTGTTTATTGTCTGGATCAAATTAAACAGAAGAAACCAAATTAACGAACAAATGCACTCAGCGTTTAGGCGTTGATGTTGTGTTTGTACACAAGGAGGAAGAAATGGCAACTGCAAAATTGGAAGATTTAATCAAGTCAATTGAGACGATGAGTGTTCTGGAGCTTTCTGATTTAGTCAAAGCGCTGGAAGAGAAATTTGGTGTAAGCGCGAATATGCCGATGGCTGCTGCTCCTGCTGCTGCCGGGGCTGCTGCTCCTGCTGCTGAAGAAAAAACTGCCTTTACGGTAGTCTTAACTAGCGCTGGTGCAAACAAGATCGCAGTAATTAAGGAAGTACGCACTATTACTAATCTGGGTTTGAAAGAAGCCAAAGATCTAGTAGATGCTGCTCCTAAACCGATCAAGGAAGGCGCCACTAAAGATGAGGCTGCGGAAATGAAAAAGAAATTAGAAGCAGCTGGCGCAACCGTAGAATTAAAGTAAGTATAAGTAAGCTTAAGTAACTTTAATTGATTCTAAATTAGTAATTATAAGTAAGTATGAGTAAATAAAAGTAAGTTTAGTTAAGTAGGCTCAAGGTCGGCCTTAAAAAATAATGATTAAACGAAAAAATTTTGCAAAGATTAAAGAAGTTTATGATTTGCCAGATCTTTTAGATGTTCAGTTAGATACTTATCGTGAATTTCTACAGATGGATGTGCCTGCAGCTGAAAAAAAGAATCAGGGCCTACAGGAAGTTTTTGGTGAAATCTTCCCTATAGAAAATACCGATCGTTCAGTTAAGTTAGAATTTATTAGCTACTCCTTTGGGAAGCCCAAATATACGATGGGCGAATCCAAAAATCGCTCATTAACTTATGCTGCTCCACTAAAGGTGAAATTCCGCTTAACTACACCACATGAAACAAAAGAGCAGGATGCTTATTTCGGCGAGATTCCTTTGATGACAGAAACCGGTACTTTTATTATTAACGGTGATGAGCGTGTAGTAGTTAGTCAACTTCAGCGTTCTCCTGGTGTATCTTTTGAAGAAGAATTACATCCCACAGGAAAGAAAATTTTTTACGGCAGGGTTATTCCTTATCGAGGAGCATGGCTTGAATTTAAATACGACCTTACCGAAACAGTTACTGCTTATGTTGACCGCCGTAGGAATTTTCCCGCGACACAAATTTTAAGAATCCTTGGTTTCTCCGAAGATAGCCAGATATTTGCTGCTTTCGGTAAAGAGCATCCGGAGATTGTTAATACCCTAAAAAAAGATTACACAAAGAATAAAGAAGAAGCCTATCTTGATTTTTACCGTAAAATGCGGCCTACGGAACCGGTAACTAAAGAGGCAGCTGAAAACCTGTTTTATAGACTATTTTTTGATCCGGCCCGTTATGATTTAGAACGCGCGGGACGTTTTATTTTAAACCGTAAATTAGGCATGGAGGTATCTTTAGAGAAAAGGATTCTTGATTCTGATACCGTAATTAAAGTTATTGAATATTTGATAAAACTCAATAGCGGCACAGGTAAAATTGATGACATTGACCATTTAGGTAATCGCCGCGTAAAAAGTGTCGGAGAACTGGTGCAAAACCAGGTGCGTATTGGCCTTTCCCGCGTAGAGCGTTCAATCAAAGAGAGATTAAGTATTTTAGGTGAGTTTGATAATTTAAATGTCCATTACCTGATTAATTCTAAGCTTTTGTCTAATCAGATTCGTGATTTTTTTGGACGCAGCCAGCTTTCCCAATTTATGGATCAGATTAATCCTTTGGCAGAGATGACGCATAAGCGTCGTTTAAGTGCATTGGGTCCAGGAGGGCTTTCGCGTGAAAGGGCAGGTTTTGAAGTTAGAGATATTCATCCTTCACATTACGGAAGAGTATGCCCTATTGAAACTCCAGAAGGCCCGAATATCGGTTTAATCGCATCTTTAAGTTGTTTTGCGCGTATTAACTCTTTAGGCTTAATAGAGACTCCATATCGCAAGGTAGAAGATGGAAGAGTGACTAAAAAGTCTGAGTATTTAACCGCGGATATCGAAGAGGATAAGTTTATTGCTCAGGCTGATGTTCCGCTGGATGCTGAAGGTTATTTTGTCGATAAATTTGTTACTTGTCGTTACAAAGATGATTTTCCAAAAGTACCGGCAAAAGATGTGCAATATATGGATGTTTCTGCAAAACAGCTGGTTTCTGTTGCAGCTTCATTAATTCCATTTTTAGAGCATGATGATGCAAACCGCGCGTTGATGGGGTCAAACATGCAAAGACAAGCTGTGCCGCTTATGATTACTGAGGCGCCTTTAGTAGGTACTGATATGGAGGCCAAAGTTGCGCAGGATTCTGGAACAGTAGTTATCGCTGAGGACTCCGGTAAGGTAACTAGCGTTGATGCTTCGGCAATAACCGTTGGCAAGAAAATTTATCATCTTAAGAAATTTTTACGTACTAATGCTGATACTTCTATAAATCAGCGTCCGCTGGTAAAATTAGGTGATCGTATAGAAGCGGGCCAGGCAATTGCAGATGGTATTGCCACTAAAGAAGGGGAGTTGGCTTTAGGTAAGAACGTTTTAGTTGCTTTGATGCCTTGGAGAGGTTACAACTTTGAAGATGCTATCCTTATCAGTGAAAGATTAGTTAAGCAGGATACTTTTACCTCTATACATATTGAAGAGTTTGAAATCGAGGCTGCTGAAACTAGGCTTGGTAATGAAGAGATAACGCGTGATATTCCTAATGTCAGTGAGGATGCTTTAAGAAATCTCGATGAGGATGGAATTATACGTGTAGGGGCTGAGGTTGGAGCTGGGGATATTTTAGTTGGTAAGATTACCCCCAAGACCGATTCTGAGCCTAGTCCCGAAGAAAGATTGCTGCGAGCGATATTCGGTGAGAAGGCAGGGGATGTTCGTGATACCTCGTTAATTGTCCCTCCCGGAGTTGAAGGTATAGTTATTGATGTGCATGTATTTGCGCGTAAAGATCGCGGCCGTAAAACTAAAGAAGAAAAGGCCAAGGAACTAGCTAAAATCCGCGAATTAAAAGCTTATTATAAGCAGGAGATTGAATTTTTACAGACTGAAAAGACTTTACGTCTTTCTCAGGTTTTGGGTATAGATAAGAAAAAAGTTGAGAAGTTTGATTTAAGTGAGAATGAAGAGGCCAAAATTTTAGCCGCATCTTTTGATGAGCAGATGCAGGAGTTATTGGGTGAAGAGGAACAAGAGATTGAGAAGGTACGCCGCGGAGATGAACTACCTACAGGTATTTTAAAAAGGGTTGTGGTTTATGTTGCCACAAAACGTAAACTCTCTGAAGGTGATAAGCTCGCTGGGCGCCATGGGAATAAAGGTGTAGTTGCCAGGATTATTCCTGAGGAAAATATGCCTTATATGCCCGATGGTACTCCGGTAGATGTAGTTTTGAATCCACTGGGTGTGCCTTCACGTATGAACGTAGGCCAGATTTTGGAATGCCATTTAGGTTGGGCAGCTAAGGCATTAGGTATAAATGTTAGCTGTCCTGTTTTTGACGGTGCTAAAGAATTTGAGATTAAAGAGCTGCTTAAAAAAGCAAATTTACCGGAGGATGGCAAGATTACTCTTCATGATGGTTATACGGGAGAGCCGTTTGATCAAAAGGTTACCGTAGGGTACATGTATATTCTAAAGCTTATTCATTTAGTTGACGAAAAAATTCATGCACGTTCTATCGGCCCTTATTCTTTGGTTACTCAGCAGCCATTGGGAGGAAAAGCGCAATTTGGTGGCCAGAGGTTAGGGGAAATGGAAGTTTGGGCCCTTGAAGCATACGGGGCGGCATTTACTCTTCAGGAAATGCTTACGGTTAAGAGCGACGATGTGAGCGGCAGAACGCGTATTTATGAAGCGATTGTTAAGGGCGAACAGCGTTTAACTCACGGGACACCAGAGTCATTTAATGTTTTAATCAAAGAACTCCAAGGCTTATGCCTTGATATCAGAACAGAAAAGGCTAAATAATGGAAGAGATCGTATCTTTTGATAGTATTTCAATTAAGATTGCCAGCCCTCAGGTGATTAAATCCTGGTCTAAGGGTGATGTTAAAAAAGCAGAAACTATTAATTACCGTACGCTTAAGCCGGAAAAAGATGGTTTATTTTGTGAAAAGATTTTTGGGCCGGTGCGTGATTGGGAATGTAATTGCGGTAAATATAAAGGGATAAAATTCAAAGGTATCACCTGCGATCGTTGCGGAGTAACGGTTGATCGTTCAAGTGTCAGGCGTGAACGTATGGGCCATATCGATTTAGCTACACCGGTTACGCATATCTGGTTTTTCAAGGCAGTACCCAGTAGAATGAGCGCTCTCTTAGATATCGGATTGAGGGATTTGGAAAGAATTATTTATTATGAAGAATATGTTGTGGTTGATCCGGGAACTACGCCATTAAAGAAGAGAGAAATGCTTACCGATGAACAATACCAGGAAGCATTAAGCAAGTACGGTTCAAATTTTAAAGCTAAGATCGGTGCTGAAGCAATAGCCGAGCTTTTAAAAGAACTAGACTTAGATATTGTCTGCCGTAAATTAAGGAAAGATTTAGAAAAATCCAAAGATGTTTTAAATAATCGCAAAGCCATTAAAAGTTTAAAGATTGTTGAAGATTTTAAGAAAAGTGGAAATAAACCGGAATGGATGATTTTAGAAATCGTACCGGTAATTCCTCCGGATTTACGCCCCCTAGTCCCCTTAGAGGGTGGAAGATTTGCCACAAGTGATCTCAATGATTTATATCGTAGGGTAATTAACCGCAATAACCGATTAAAGAAATTAATGGAATTAAGCGCCCCTGAAATTATTATCCGTAATGAAAAACGCATGCTTCAGGAGGCAGTAGATGCGCTTTTGGACAATGGCCGCCATGGTAAGGCTGTTAATGGCGCAAATAACCGCCCGTTAAAATCTCTTTCCGACATGCTTAAGGGAAAGCAAGGAAGATTCCGCCAGAATCTTCTTGGTAAACGCGTTGATTATTCGGGGCGTTCAGTTATCGTCGTGGGGCCTGAGTTAAAATTGCATGAATGCGGCCTTCCTAAACAAATGGCCTTAGAGTTATTCGAGCCTTTCATCATTAAAAAATTAAGAGAAAAAGGTTTTGTACATACGATTAAAGGCGCACGACGCATGGTTGAGCGCGGTAAGATCGAGGTCTGGGATATTCTGGATGAAGTAATTAAAGACCATCCGATTATGCTAAATCGTGCTCCTACCTTGCACCGTTTAGGGATTCAAGCATTCCAACCATTATTAATCGAAGGAAAATCAATAAAAATTCACCCTTTAGTTTGTACTGCTTTTAATG
The genomic region above belongs to Candidatus Omnitrophota bacterium and contains:
- the rplA gene encoding 50S ribosomal protein L1; translated protein: MKTQSKRYKESIKQVQPEKFYQLKEAVTILKKLPKPKFDGSVDLHFNLGVDTKKSDQMIRGTVVLPHGTGKKVRVAVFCKGEHERQARESKADYVGGTELMDKVAAGFLDFDCAIATPEMMKDLSKLGKVLGPRGLMPSPKTGTVTNDISKAIEDVRKGKVEFRVDKQGGMHLSIGKISFDEGQINDNASKVIEAVNESRPASVKGKFVKSLSITTSMNPGFKIIC
- the rplJ gene encoding 50S ribosomal protein L10, with translation MKKIGQVIKEASESRIKESFKLSKGLIIIKYSGVSSPDMSTLRKTLKVSGSELFVVKNSIAKRAMKELGLEDLLKSIESPCGMIFFKDEPVDVSKILCAFRKDHEKLVLEGGLLQEKLLTLKDIEVMSTLPSKDVLRAKVVVVLNGPILKLAIVLNQTIKKFVYCLDQIKQKKPN
- the rplL gene encoding 50S ribosomal protein L7/L12, with the protein product MATAKLEDLIKSIETMSVLELSDLVKALEEKFGVSANMPMAAAPAAAGAAAPAAEEKTAFTVVLTSAGANKIAVIKEVRTITNLGLKEAKDLVDAAPKPIKEGATKDEAAEMKKKLEAAGATVELK
- the rpoB gene encoding DNA-directed RNA polymerase subunit beta, with the translated sequence MIKRKNFAKIKEVYDLPDLLDVQLDTYREFLQMDVPAAEKKNQGLQEVFGEIFPIENTDRSVKLEFISYSFGKPKYTMGESKNRSLTYAAPLKVKFRLTTPHETKEQDAYFGEIPLMTETGTFIINGDERVVVSQLQRSPGVSFEEELHPTGKKIFYGRVIPYRGAWLEFKYDLTETVTAYVDRRRNFPATQILRILGFSEDSQIFAAFGKEHPEIVNTLKKDYTKNKEEAYLDFYRKMRPTEPVTKEAAENLFYRLFFDPARYDLERAGRFILNRKLGMEVSLEKRILDSDTVIKVIEYLIKLNSGTGKIDDIDHLGNRRVKSVGELVQNQVRIGLSRVERSIKERLSILGEFDNLNVHYLINSKLLSNQIRDFFGRSQLSQFMDQINPLAEMTHKRRLSALGPGGLSRERAGFEVRDIHPSHYGRVCPIETPEGPNIGLIASLSCFARINSLGLIETPYRKVEDGRVTKKSEYLTADIEEDKFIAQADVPLDAEGYFVDKFVTCRYKDDFPKVPAKDVQYMDVSAKQLVSVAASLIPFLEHDDANRALMGSNMQRQAVPLMITEAPLVGTDMEAKVAQDSGTVVIAEDSGKVTSVDASAITVGKKIYHLKKFLRTNADTSINQRPLVKLGDRIEAGQAIADGIATKEGELALGKNVLVALMPWRGYNFEDAILISERLVKQDTFTSIHIEEFEIEAAETRLGNEEITRDIPNVSEDALRNLDEDGIIRVGAEVGAGDILVGKITPKTDSEPSPEERLLRAIFGEKAGDVRDTSLIVPPGVEGIVIDVHVFARKDRGRKTKEEKAKELAKIRELKAYYKQEIEFLQTEKTLRLSQVLGIDKKKVEKFDLSENEEAKILAASFDEQMQELLGEEEQEIEKVRRGDELPTGILKRVVVYVATKRKLSEGDKLAGRHGNKGVVARIIPEENMPYMPDGTPVDVVLNPLGVPSRMNVGQILECHLGWAAKALGINVSCPVFDGAKEFEIKELLKKANLPEDGKITLHDGYTGEPFDQKVTVGYMYILKLIHLVDEKIHARSIGPYSLVTQQPLGGKAQFGGQRLGEMEVWALEAYGAAFTLQEMLTVKSDDVSGRTRIYEAIVKGEQRLTHGTPESFNVLIKELQGLCLDIRTEKAK